The following proteins come from a genomic window of Canis lupus dingo isolate Sandy chromosome 20, ASM325472v2, whole genome shotgun sequence:
- the C20H19orf38 gene encoding protein HIDE1 isoform X1, translating to MPWTVLLFAAGSLAIPAPSILLVPPHPSSQEDPIHIACVAPVGFPGANFTLYRGGQVVQFLQASADQLRVTFNVTGGDREAPGATFCCQYGVLAEHRQERLSDLSKPLQVSFPGPTWILALSLSLAGVLLLAGLVTVAVVVRKVKVRNLQKKRERESCWAQVNFASTDMTFDNSLFAISMTMNPEEDAVTVDACSDSTETPGSSGPRKRPTSTSSSPEPPEFSTFRSCQ from the exons ATGCCCTGGACTGTCCTGCTCTTTGCAGCCG GTTCCTTGGCAATCCCAGCGCCGTCCATCCTGCTGGTGCCCCCACACCCCAGCAGCCAAGAAGACCCCATCCACATTGCCTGTGTCGCCCCTGTGGGCTTCCCGGGGGCAAATTTCACACTGTACCGTGGAGGGCAGGTGGTCCAGTTCCTGCAGGCATCCGCAGACCAGCTTAGGGTCACTTTCAACGTGACTGGAGGTGACAGGGAGGCTCCAGGGGCCACATTTTGCTGCCAGTATGGAGTGCTGGCTGAGCACAGGCAGGAGCGGCTGTCGGACCTCAGCAAGCCCTTGCAAGTGTCCTTCCCAG GGCCCACTTGGATACTGGCACTCTCCTTGAGCCTGGCTGGAGTCCTTCTCCTTGCTGGGCTGGTGACCGTTGCTGTGGTGGTCAGGAAAG TTAAAGTAAGAAATTTGCAGAAGAAAAG AGAGCGAGAATCCTGCTGGGCCCAGGTCAACTTCGCCAGCACAG ATATGACCTTTGACAACTCTCTGTTTGCCATCTCCATG ACAATGAATCCAGAAGAAGATGCAGTCACCGTGGATGCTTGCTCGGATTCCACCGAGACACCTGGCAGCTCTGGGCCCCGGAAAAGGCCTACCTCCACATCATCCTCACCTGAGCCCCCCGAATTCAGCACTTTCCGGTCCTGCCAGTGA
- the C20H19orf38 gene encoding protein HIDE1 isoform X2, translated as MPWTVLLFAAGSLAIPAPSILLVPPHPSSQEDPIHIACVAPVGFPGANFTLYRGGQVVQFLQASADQLRVTFNVTGGDREAPGATFCCQYGVLAEHRQERLSDLSKPLQVSFPGPTWILALSLSLAGVLLLAGLVTVAVVVRKVKVRNLQKKRERESCWAQVNFASTDMTFDNSLFAISMWGGAPGPCPFARRFAPTDHTLLGLRFEPRSMGFLGTAGS; from the exons ATGCCCTGGACTGTCCTGCTCTTTGCAGCCG GTTCCTTGGCAATCCCAGCGCCGTCCATCCTGCTGGTGCCCCCACACCCCAGCAGCCAAGAAGACCCCATCCACATTGCCTGTGTCGCCCCTGTGGGCTTCCCGGGGGCAAATTTCACACTGTACCGTGGAGGGCAGGTGGTCCAGTTCCTGCAGGCATCCGCAGACCAGCTTAGGGTCACTTTCAACGTGACTGGAGGTGACAGGGAGGCTCCAGGGGCCACATTTTGCTGCCAGTATGGAGTGCTGGCTGAGCACAGGCAGGAGCGGCTGTCGGACCTCAGCAAGCCCTTGCAAGTGTCCTTCCCAG GGCCCACTTGGATACTGGCACTCTCCTTGAGCCTGGCTGGAGTCCTTCTCCTTGCTGGGCTGGTGACCGTTGCTGTGGTGGTCAGGAAAG TTAAAGTAAGAAATTTGCAGAAGAAAAG AGAGCGAGAATCCTGCTGGGCCCAGGTCAACTTCGCCAGCACAG ATATGACCTTTGACAACTCTCTGTTTGCCATCTCCATG TGGGGAGGGGCTCCGGGACCCTGCCCCTTTGCAAGACGTTTTGCTCCCACAGACCACACGCTGTTGGGgttgagatttgaacccaggtctatGGGATTCCTCGGCACAGCTGGATCTTGA
- the TMED1 gene encoding transmembrane emp24 domain-containing protein 1 isoform X3: MAAGAALALALWLLLPPMGVEGAGPPPIQDGEFTFLLPAGRKQCFYQSAPANASLETEYQVIGGAGLDVDFTLESPQGVLLVSESRKADGVHTVEPTEAGDYKLCFDNSFSTISDKLVFFELIFDSLQDDEEVEGWAEAVEPEEMLDVKMEDIKESIETMKTRLERSIQMLTLLRAFEARDRNLQEGNLERVNFWSAVNVAVLLLVAVLQVCTLKRFFQDKRPVPT; encoded by the exons ATGGCGGCCGGAGCGGCCCTAGCCTTGGCACTGTGGCTACTACTGCCGCCAATGGGGGTTGAGGGGGCAGGTCCCCCGCCGATCCAGGACGGCGAGTTCACGTTCCTGCTGCCCGCGGGGAGGAAGCAGTGTTTCTATCAGTCTGCGCCGGCCAATGCAAGCCTCGAGACCGAGTACCAG GTGATCGGAGGTGCTGGACTGGACGTGGATTTCACCCTGGAGAGCCCTCAGGGCGTGCTGCTGGTCAGCGAGTCCCGCAAGGCAGATGGAGTGCACAC GGTGGAGCCCACGGAGGCTGGGGACTACAAGCTGTGCTTTGACAACTCCTTCAGCACAATCTCCGATAAGCTGGTGTTCTTCGAACTCATTTTTGACAGCCTGCAGGATGACGAGGAGGTCGAGGGCTGGGCAGAGGCTGTGGAGCCTGAGGAGATGCTGGATGTGAAGATGGAGGACATCAAG GAGTCCATCGAGACCATGAAGACCCGGCTGGAGCGTAGCATCCAGATGCTGACGCTGTTGCGGGCCTTCGAGGCACGTGACCGCAACCTGCAGGAGGGCAACCTGGAGCGGGTCAACTTCTGGTCTGCCGTGAACGTGGCcgtgctgctgctggtggccGTGCTCCAGGTGTGCACGCTCAAGCGCTTCTTCCAGGACAAGCGCCCTGTGCCCACGTAG
- the TMED1 gene encoding transmembrane emp24 domain-containing protein 1 isoform X1, with translation MAAGAALALALWLLLPPMGVEGAGPPPIQDGEFTFLLPAGRKQCFYQSAPANASLETEYQVVIGGAGLDVDFTLESPQGVLLVSESRKADGVHTVEPTEAGDYKLCFDNSFSTISDKLVFFELIFDSLQDDEEVEGWAEAVEPEEMLDVKMEDIKESIETMKTRLERSIQMLTLLRAFEARDRNLQEGNLERVNFWSAVNVAVLLLVAVLQHCPEHHDGQTLGSHVGKGEGRLRNRSTWAWMPVELPLLPRMNTRLALNCWERWAVGKVVLRQQGECRCLAVIKNHLALADN, from the exons ATGGCGGCCGGAGCGGCCCTAGCCTTGGCACTGTGGCTACTACTGCCGCCAATGGGGGTTGAGGGGGCAGGTCCCCCGCCGATCCAGGACGGCGAGTTCACGTTCCTGCTGCCCGCGGGGAGGAAGCAGTGTTTCTATCAGTCTGCGCCGGCCAATGCAAGCCTCGAGACCGAGTACCAGGTA GTGATCGGAGGTGCTGGACTGGACGTGGATTTCACCCTGGAGAGCCCTCAGGGCGTGCTGCTGGTCAGCGAGTCCCGCAAGGCAGATGGAGTGCACAC GGTGGAGCCCACGGAGGCTGGGGACTACAAGCTGTGCTTTGACAACTCCTTCAGCACAATCTCCGATAAGCTGGTGTTCTTCGAACTCATTTTTGACAGCCTGCAGGATGACGAGGAGGTCGAGGGCTGGGCAGAGGCTGTGGAGCCTGAGGAGATGCTGGATGTGAAGATGGAGGACATCAAG GAGTCCATCGAGACCATGAAGACCCGGCTGGAGCGTAGCATCCAGATGCTGACGCTGTTGCGGGCCTTCGAGGCACGTGACCGCAACCTGCAGGAGGGCAACCTGGAGCGGGTCAACTTCTGGTCTGCCGTGAACGTGGCcgtgctgctgctggtggccGTGCTCCAG CACTGCCCGGAACATCATGATGGCCAGACCTTGGGTAGCCATgttggaaaaggagaaggaaggctcAGGAACAGGAGCACCTGGGCCTGGATGCCTGTGGagctgcccctcctgcccaggaTG AACACGAGGCTGGCGTTGAACTGCTGGGAGCGATGGGCAGTGGGGAAGGTGGTCCTGAGGCAGCAGGGAGAATGTCGGTGCCTGGCAGTCATAAAGAACCACCTGGCCTTGGCTGACAACTAA
- the TMED1 gene encoding transmembrane emp24 domain-containing protein 1 isoform X2: MAAGAALALALWLLLPPMGVEGAGPPPIQDGEFTFLLPAGRKQCFYQSAPANASLETEYQVIGGAGLDVDFTLESPQGVLLVSESRKADGVHTVEPTEAGDYKLCFDNSFSTISDKLVFFELIFDSLQDDEEVEGWAEAVEPEEMLDVKMEDIKESIETMKTRLERSIQMLTLLRAFEARDRNLQEGNLERVNFWSAVNVAVLLLVAVLQHCPEHHDGQTLGSHVGKGEGRLRNRSTWAWMPVELPLLPRMNTRLALNCWERWAVGKVVLRQQGECRCLAVIKNHLALADN; encoded by the exons ATGGCGGCCGGAGCGGCCCTAGCCTTGGCACTGTGGCTACTACTGCCGCCAATGGGGGTTGAGGGGGCAGGTCCCCCGCCGATCCAGGACGGCGAGTTCACGTTCCTGCTGCCCGCGGGGAGGAAGCAGTGTTTCTATCAGTCTGCGCCGGCCAATGCAAGCCTCGAGACCGAGTACCAG GTGATCGGAGGTGCTGGACTGGACGTGGATTTCACCCTGGAGAGCCCTCAGGGCGTGCTGCTGGTCAGCGAGTCCCGCAAGGCAGATGGAGTGCACAC GGTGGAGCCCACGGAGGCTGGGGACTACAAGCTGTGCTTTGACAACTCCTTCAGCACAATCTCCGATAAGCTGGTGTTCTTCGAACTCATTTTTGACAGCCTGCAGGATGACGAGGAGGTCGAGGGCTGGGCAGAGGCTGTGGAGCCTGAGGAGATGCTGGATGTGAAGATGGAGGACATCAAG GAGTCCATCGAGACCATGAAGACCCGGCTGGAGCGTAGCATCCAGATGCTGACGCTGTTGCGGGCCTTCGAGGCACGTGACCGCAACCTGCAGGAGGGCAACCTGGAGCGGGTCAACTTCTGGTCTGCCGTGAACGTGGCcgtgctgctgctggtggccGTGCTCCAG CACTGCCCGGAACATCATGATGGCCAGACCTTGGGTAGCCATgttggaaaaggagaaggaaggctcAGGAACAGGAGCACCTGGGCCTGGATGCCTGTGGagctgcccctcctgcccaggaTG AACACGAGGCTGGCGTTGAACTGCTGGGAGCGATGGGCAGTGGGGAAGGTGGTCCTGAGGCAGCAGGGAGAATGTCGGTGCCTGGCAGTCATAAAGAACCACCTGGCCTTGGCTGACAACTAA